A part of Liolophura sinensis isolate JHLJ2023 chromosome 1, CUHK_Ljap_v2, whole genome shotgun sequence genomic DNA contains:
- the LOC135461601 gene encoding uncharacterized protein LOC135461601 isoform X2 produces MSENIPEDKKDVNPKPDSSLSEDDINKLVALLKKKMQVITIITSGATGLITSFLVLITYKTLQPPVIGSNGTLEPSHELSAPAWERNSSLVIFTTKDRTFSFDLESVSQGDSFVNFQKSLMNQFKEDLMDVNRTLSYLQVALTNISEHCDDKTGSLESALKGLTALNQSITGQNLRLDTLNITLLVVQNTSQLLKIDQLELLERLIENNATLHDVIEHLRNLDQSVEQHGQKANKAYDRSLLASAEMYSMGISASWILYSIVTCFLFMF; encoded by the exons ATGAGTGAGAACATTCCAGAGGATAAAAAAGACGTCAATCCTAAACCTGACAGTTCCTTGTCAGAGGACGACATCAATAAACTCGTCGCACTTCTGAAGAAAAAGATGCAGGTCATCACAATAAT TACCAGTGGCGCAACAGGTCTTATCACTAGCTTTCTAGTATTAATCACTTACAAAACTTTACAACCTCCAGTCATTGGCTCAAATGGCACACTGGAACCATCTCATGAGTTATCTGCCCCTGCCTGGGAGAGGAATAGCTCCCTGGTGATTTTTACGACAAAGGACAGAACTTTTAGCTTTGATTTGGAAAGTGTCAGCCAGGGTGACTCATTTgtcaattttcaaaaaagtCTAATGAACCAGTTTAAGGAGGACCTAATGGACGTAAACAGAACACTAAGTTATCTGCAAGTAGCTTTGACTAACATATCTGAACATTGTGATGACAAAACTGGAAGCTTAGAATCTGCTTTGAAAGGTCTCACGGCTTTAAACCAGTCCATAACGGGACAAAACCTGAGACTGGATACTCTTAACATCACGTTGCTTGTGGTACAGAACACCTCTCAGCTACTAAAGATAGATCAACTGGAATTGCTGGAACGGCTGATAGAGAATAATGCCACACTGCATGATGTGATTGAACATCTGCGCAATCTGGATCAGTCCGTTGAGCAACATGGACAGAAAGCCAACAAAGCATATGACCGAAGTCTGCTGGCCAGTGCAGAGATGTATTCAATGG GGATTTCTGCCTCATGGATCCTGTACTCCATTGTCACATGTTTCCTGTTTATGTTTTAG
- the LOC135461599 gene encoding FAST kinase domain-containing protein 3, mitochondrial-like isoform X2, producing the protein MAHSGVNNSVLTLRWLARVAACCRTLPEHRRGVFLTAGCVRSVQNDSTTRVTGEKKLLSLSSLIRQDGLEIQELPIIVKRASQTFSPFSKILSCADSVKSLTEQDENFKLNLQNCVTVKQVFKLLEVPSDQVTGYSAAFALQRISQLRETSVAWDGDDIDNFIRTAVMNELYDTVIRDISCLSDETLIGLVKCYLSSDNFSKQCVLAINTEIENRLAESKFDLDDLCKISNDLLRHRSTEQDLIEKIWAHVGMRTGDLNENNITSIYRSLPLNQKHLIKILDRHLLRCWWKLTGEDVAHIMPCLVRLKSENRSVLTAFGKWVFMNFHMITDAQLTNVLAGFVKFNFYDANLVKALERYIPAKDVKLDTNLLALVMEYSRSQRFLSPCILDTAAAHFQQNYKDYKPLQAYSILRTFGYLSYAPRNYQLFMCIEDYLEQKFNQFSIPHITELLCSFSFIGRHPINFAERVFSASFLSRVHSMNDEVLKCKTEKSLEMLQSAIILETKERVNNLYKVQAPSSHCWMDERHHMLHNQMYEALVSLVGPDVVTRARLSSRSAYFIDFALCCHPDGTLMNNSYISLKNHLYPHKFM; encoded by the exons ATGGCTCATTCAGGGGTGAACAACTCTGTTTTGACCTTACGATGGTTGGCTCGTGTAGCTGCCTGCTGTCGCACCCTGCCTGAGCATAGGCGTGGTGTGTTTCTGACTGCTGGATGTGTGAGGAGTGTGCAGAATGACTCTACAACACGGGTTACAGGAGAAAAGAAGCTGCTGAGCCTCTCATCCCTGATACGACAAGATGGACTGGAAATCCAGGAGCTGCCAATCATTGTGAAGAGAGCATCTCAGACGTTCTCACCATTTTCCAAGATATTGTCTTGTGCGGACAGTGTGAAAAGCTTGACTGAACAGGATGAGAATTTTAAACTCAACTTACAAAACTGTGTGACTGTGAAGCAGGTGTTTAAGTTGTTAGAAGTTCcgtctgatcaagttactggATACTCAGCGGCCTTTGCCCTGCAACGGATTTCTCAACTTCGGGAAACCTCTGTGGCATGGGATGGGGATGACATTGACAACTTCATCAGGACTGCAGTTATGAACGAGCTCTATGACACTGTCATCAGAGACATCAGCTGTTTGTCTGACGAGACACTTATCGGTCTAGTCAAGTGTTACCTCTCGTCCGATAACTTTAGTAAACAGTGTGTTCTTGCAATAAACACCGAGATAGAAAACAGGTTGGCAGAAAGTAAGTTTGACCTGGATGATTTGTGTAAGATAAGTAATGACCTGCTGAGACACAGAAGCACTGAGCAGGACCTGATAGAGAAAATCTGGGCTCACGTAGGTATGCGGACTGGGGACCTGAATGAGAATAATATTACGAGTATATACCGATCCCTGCCACTCAATCAAAAGCACCTCATTAAAATTCTTGATCGCCATCTTTTACGGTGTTGGTGGAAGTTAACAGGGGAAGATGTAGCCCACATCATGCCTTGTTTGGTAAGATTGAAAAGTGAAAATAGATCTGTGTTAACAGCTTTTGGAAAATGGGTTTTTATGAATTTCCACATGATAACTGATGCCCAGTTGACAAATGTTCTTGCCGGCTTTGTCAAGTTTAACTTTTATGACGCTAATTTGGTGAAAGCGCTGGAGCGTTACATCCCAGCAAAAGACGTGAAACTGGACACAAACTTATTGGCTCTGGTGATGGAGTACAGCAGAAGTCAGCGCTTTCTGTCTCCCTGTATCTTGGACACCGCTGCTGCACATTTTCAGCAGAACTACAAAGATTACAAACCTCTTCAAGCCTACTCCATTCTCAGAACGTTTGGATACCTCAGCTATGCCCCGAGAAATTATCAACTTTTTATGTGTATTGAAGATTATCTTGAGCAGAAGTTCAATCAGTTTTCTATCCCCCATATTACCGAGTTGCTGTGTTCATTCTCCTTTATTGGAAGACACCCTATTAATTTTGCTGAGAGAGTCTTCTCTGCATCTTTTCTCAGTCGGGTACAta GTATGAATGATGAAGTCCTAAAATGCAAAACAGAGAAAAGTTTGGAGATGCTCCAATCAGCTATTATATTAGAGACGAAAGAGAGAGTTAATAATCTGTATAAAGTTCAGGCACCATCTTCTCATTGTTGGATGG ATGAGAGGCATCATATGCTGCATAACCAGATGTACGAAGCCTTGGTTAGCCTGGTGGGACCAGATGTGGTCACCCGTGCTAGACTATCCAGTAGGAGTGCTTACTTCATTG ATTTCGCTCTATGCTGTCACCCAGATGGGACACTCATGAATAATTCCTACATTTCTTTGAAGAACCACCTGTATCCTCACAA
- the LOC135461601 gene encoding uncharacterized protein LOC135461601 isoform X1, with protein sequence MSENIPEDKKDVNPKPDSSLSEDDINKLVALLKKKMQVITIITSGATGLITSFLVLITYKTLQPPVIGSNGTLEPSHELSAPAWERNSSLVIFTTKDRTFSFDLESVSQGDSFVNFQKSLMNQFKEDLMDVNRTLSYLQVALTNISEHCDDKTGSLESALKGLTALNQSITGQNLRLDTLNITLLVVQNTSQLLKIDQLELLERLIENNATLHDVIEHLRNLDQSVEQHGQKANKAYDRSLLASAEMYSMGISASWILYSIVIGLLIELPITLFCMKVAACQQRA encoded by the exons ATGAGTGAGAACATTCCAGAGGATAAAAAAGACGTCAATCCTAAACCTGACAGTTCCTTGTCAGAGGACGACATCAATAAACTCGTCGCACTTCTGAAGAAAAAGATGCAGGTCATCACAATAAT TACCAGTGGCGCAACAGGTCTTATCACTAGCTTTCTAGTATTAATCACTTACAAAACTTTACAACCTCCAGTCATTGGCTCAAATGGCACACTGGAACCATCTCATGAGTTATCTGCCCCTGCCTGGGAGAGGAATAGCTCCCTGGTGATTTTTACGACAAAGGACAGAACTTTTAGCTTTGATTTGGAAAGTGTCAGCCAGGGTGACTCATTTgtcaattttcaaaaaagtCTAATGAACCAGTTTAAGGAGGACCTAATGGACGTAAACAGAACACTAAGTTATCTGCAAGTAGCTTTGACTAACATATCTGAACATTGTGATGACAAAACTGGAAGCTTAGAATCTGCTTTGAAAGGTCTCACGGCTTTAAACCAGTCCATAACGGGACAAAACCTGAGACTGGATACTCTTAACATCACGTTGCTTGTGGTACAGAACACCTCTCAGCTACTAAAGATAGATCAACTGGAATTGCTGGAACGGCTGATAGAGAATAATGCCACACTGCATGATGTGATTGAACATCTGCGCAATCTGGATCAGTCCGTTGAGCAACATGGACAGAAAGCCAACAAAGCATATGACCGAAGTCTGCTGGCCAGTGCAGAGATGTATTCAATGG GGATTTCTGCCTCATGGATCCTGTACTCCATTGTGATAGGACTACTGATAGAGCTGCCGATCACCCTTTTTTGCATGAAGGTGGCTGCTTGCCAACAGAGGGCCTAA